A segment of the Leptospira stimsonii genome:
CGTCCCCGGAGCGCCTTTGCGCGAAAGGGTCGCGAACTTCTATTTCTGAAGATCCTTTCTATTACTACTTAGCCAAGTTCGCGAAGCGATGTGTCGAAGACCGAAGTGAGTCCCGAACGGGAACCGTGAGTGGCGAACGAAGCGGCAAGCGTTAGTTAGCCGCTGTTTGCCCAATCAATATCAAATTGCATCGCGGGGACTGCTGGGGGCTCAAGAAACATTGATTACGGAAATAGTAACTTTTGAACTTTAAAGTTTTTCCTGGAAGGAAAGACCAATACAGAAAAGCAATAACACTTCTTTCTTAATTTCCGGATTAGAATCAAGTTAGTCTAGTAGAGAAGAACAAATCCGGAATTTCCCCTTGCCCCGCTTCGTCCCCGCGCCTTTTTCAGTCATCCCCCGGGCAAATGGCGGCTAACGAAAGAGGCTTCTCGACGTTGCGGCCGCAAGCGCCTGTGCGCGACGCGGTTGGCACGAGGTTAGAGGCGCCTTAGCGCCGGCTCGCGAACCGAAGTGACAAAGCAATGTGGCGGAGCCCGTAGTGAGTCCGAGCGGAAACCGCGAGTGACGAACGCAGTGAGAAGCCGAAGTTATGCGAAGTGGCTGATTATTGTTTAAGCGTTTCTACTCTTTAAATGTATTACTGGCTCAGCATCCAATGCTTTTGCAAGTCGGTTAATTAATGATAATGATAAGTTCTTATAATTTCCTGATTCAATGCGTGCTATCGCTGGTTGAGAAGTGCCAATTTTCTCCGCTAAATCCTTTTGAGTCAAATTTCTCTTTT
Coding sequences within it:
- a CDS encoding helix-turn-helix domain-containing protein — its product is MKLKTKDFDSLLTKELKNKDFKKEYEVLSNEFTLAKEIIKLRKKRNLTQKDLAEKIGTSQPAIARIESGNYKNLSLSLINRLAKALDAEPVIHLKSRNA